A genomic stretch from Deltaproteobacteria bacterium includes:
- a CDS encoding aspartate aminotransferase family protein produces MSEPLDLERTAAMSRADRDHLVHGFVPLSKHQKDGVPVFVRAEGVYFWDSLGKRYIDGLATLWNVHVGHGRKEITRAVAEQMDRLAYAPTLIGPTSEPTVRLASRLTEMAPEGLTRVVFTSGGSETNESMIRLVRSYWKAKGQPNRTQFVTLNQGYHGSSSGAAMLTGIPLFNQQMEPGLPGVHHMARPHCYRCELGKTWPDCRLACADELERLVEREGTDAIAAFVAEPVQGVGGVIVPPEGWLARIREICDRHGILMVCDEVITGYGRTGSLFACAGEGVTPDVLVTAKGITSGYLPLGAMLFREEIFQTLLAKADDAFYHGYTYTGHPVVCAAALANLDIIEGERLVERAAEVGAYLQERLATLADLPMVGQVRGKGLIAAVELVRDKETRESFPVEQQVPRQVYDECLANGLLLRVCGTHALAVCPPLVVTKEQIDDIVAILRNAITTVAKAVLP; encoded by the coding sequence ATGAGCGAGCCTCTCGACCTCGAACGCACGGCGGCCATGAGCCGCGCCGACCGTGACCACCTCGTCCACGGCTTCGTGCCGCTGTCGAAGCATCAAAAGGACGGCGTGCCGGTGTTCGTCCGGGCGGAGGGAGTCTACTTCTGGGACTCCCTGGGCAAGCGCTACATCGACGGCCTCGCCACCCTGTGGAACGTCCACGTCGGCCACGGCCGGAAGGAGATCACCCGGGCCGTGGCGGAGCAGATGGACCGGCTGGCCTACGCGCCCACGCTCATCGGGCCCACTTCCGAGCCCACCGTTCGGCTTGCGTCCCGGCTCACGGAGATGGCGCCGGAGGGGTTGACCCGGGTGGTGTTCACCTCGGGGGGCTCCGAGACCAACGAGAGCATGATCCGGTTGGTGCGGTCCTACTGGAAAGCCAAGGGCCAGCCCAACAGGACGCAGTTCGTCACCCTTAACCAGGGCTACCACGGTTCCTCCAGCGGCGCGGCTATGCTCACCGGCATTCCGCTCTTCAACCAGCAAATGGAACCGGGCCTGCCCGGCGTGCACCACATGGCGCGGCCCCACTGCTACCGTTGCGAGCTGGGAAAGACCTGGCCCGACTGCCGGCTCGCTTGCGCCGACGAGTTGGAGCGGCTGGTGGAGCGGGAGGGCACGGACGCCATTGCGGCCTTCGTGGCCGAGCCCGTGCAGGGCGTGGGCGGGGTCATCGTCCCGCCCGAGGGTTGGCTCGCGAGGATTCGGGAGATCTGCGACCGGCATGGTATCCTGATGGTCTGCGACGAGGTGATCACCGGCTACGGGCGCACCGGCAGCCTGTTCGCGTGCGCGGGCGAGGGCGTCACGCCGGACGTGCTGGTCACCGCCAAGGGCATCACCAGCGGCTATCTGCCCCTGGGCGCCATGCTCTTCCGCGAGGAGATCTTCCAGACGCTCCTGGCCAAGGCCGACGACGCCTTCTACCACGGCTACACCTACACCGGACATCCGGTGGTGTGCGCGGCCGCGCTGGCCAACCTGGACATCATCGAGGGGGAGCGGCTGGTGGAGCGGGCGGCGGAGGTGGGCGCCTACCTGCAGGAGCGGCTGGCAACGCTGGCGGACCTGCCCATGGTGGGCCAGGTGCGGGGCAAGGGGCTCATCGCCGCGGTGGAGCTGGTGAGGGACAAGGAGACCCGGGAGTCCTTTCCGGTGGAACAGCAGGTGCCGCGGCAGGTCTACGACGAGTGCCTCGCCAACGGCCTGTTGCTGCGGGTGTGCGGCACCCACGCCTTGGCCGTGTGTCCGCCGCTGGTGGTCACGAAGGAACAGATCGACGACATCGTTGCCATCTTGCGGAACGCCATCACCACGGTCGCGAAGGCCGTGCTGCCGTAG
- the lysW gene encoding lysine biosynthesis protein LysW, with the protein MVECPVCGAEFELEDDAVEGELITCADCGTELEVTSLDPPEVAEAPSEEEDWGE; encoded by the coding sequence ATGGTTGAATGCCCCGTTTGCGGAGCAGAATTCGAGCTCGAGGATGACGCGGTGGAGGGCGAGCTGATCACCTGCGCCGACTGCGGCACCGAGCTGGAGGTCACCAGCCTCGATCCGCCGGAGGTGGCCGAGGCGCCCTCGGAAGAGGAAGACTGGGGGGAATGA
- the lysX gene encoding lysine biosynthesis protein LysX, with protein MKIGLLHSLVRPEEKLLIKEFRKHSGVELQMIDDRKLSFNLGRDRFDLDVVLERCINHSRALHGLRLFESAGVRCVNSSGVATVCGDKILTSVHLQEHGVPQPEVRIAFTEESTLEAIEEMGYPVVLKPAVGSWGRLLAKVNDRDAAETILEHKAILGSYHHSIFYIQQYVEKTGRDIRSFVIGDECIAAIYRYSDHWITNTARGGRAENCPVTDELGDLSVRACRAAGGGIVAVDLFETPDGLLVNEVNYTMEFRNSIDTTGVNIPGLVVEHVLRVGREEQERRGAA; from the coding sequence TTGAAGATAGGTCTGCTGCATTCACTGGTCCGGCCCGAGGAGAAGCTCCTGATCAAGGAGTTCCGGAAGCATTCCGGCGTGGAGCTTCAGATGATCGACGACCGCAAGCTGTCGTTCAACCTGGGCAGGGACCGGTTCGACCTGGACGTGGTGCTGGAGCGGTGCATCAACCACTCCCGGGCGCTGCACGGCCTTCGTCTGTTCGAGAGCGCCGGGGTGCGCTGCGTCAACTCTTCGGGTGTGGCCACGGTGTGCGGCGACAAGATACTCACCTCGGTGCACCTGCAGGAGCACGGCGTGCCCCAGCCCGAGGTGCGCATCGCCTTCACCGAGGAATCCACGCTGGAGGCCATCGAGGAGATGGGCTACCCGGTGGTGCTGAAGCCCGCGGTGGGTTCCTGGGGCCGGCTCTTGGCCAAGGTCAACGACCGCGACGCGGCCGAGACGATCCTGGAGCACAAGGCGATTCTGGGCAGCTACCACCACTCCATCTTCTACATCCAGCAGTACGTCGAGAAGACCGGGCGCGATATCCGGAGCTTCGTCATCGGCGACGAGTGCATCGCCGCCATCTACCGCTACAGCGACCACTGGATCACCAACACCGCGCGTGGCGGCCGCGCCGAGAACTGCCCGGTGACGGACGAGCTGGGGGACCTGTCGGTGCGCGCGTGCCGCGCGGCGGGAGGCGGCATCGTCGCCGTGGATCTCTTCGAGACGCCGGACGGCCTGCTGGTCAACGAGGTCAACTACACCATGGAGTTCCGCAACAGCATCGATACCACCGGCGTCAACATCCCCGGACTCGTGGTCGAGCACGTGCTCAGGGTGGGCCGGGAGGAACAGGAACGCAGGGGCGCGGCCTGA